In the Acetobacteroides hydrogenigenes genome, CACCAGCTGCGTTACCACAATAAAACCTAAACCTACAACCAAACGGTACTCCTTTAAAGGATTATCGGGGAATAGATCGATTAGCGCAGCAGCCAAGACAATTAGGCTTAATATCCAAATTAATGCAAAGGTAATTAAAACCGCTGTTCTCATGGTTCTTCTTTTTAATAGTTGTAGCTAAGAATAGGCTACTAAAGCGGCTTCTCCAAGTAAATAACCGAAAAGCTGCTGCTTCCATAATCCTTATCGCCACGAATATCCGTAATCCTATCGAACCCATTCCTGGTCAAAAACCGTAACCCCTTCCAGTTTTTAAGGTGTACCCCTATGCCTAAGCTTGCATAGCCCTTTTCTTTTGCAGCGGCGGCAATTGCTGCTACCGCTTCGCGTCCAACGCCATGCTGCTGCACCTGTGCGTTAACCACAAATATGCTAATCCATACCGTTGATGGATTCGGATATCCATGGTACACATCGAGAAAGCCCACTATGCACGAATCCTTTTTGCTGCAAATCGCCTTAAGCTGGTAAAGTGCCCTACTGGCATTAGCAATAGGAGGTAAATCGCCCTCCGAAATGCATTTTTCGATATAGCTTTCCTCAAACCACTCCCCTTCGAGCAGCTGCTTATCGGTCCAGCTGCAGCAAATGGACTTTAGCGCTGGAATATCCTTTTCCACCGCATCTCTGATTATTAGGTTTTCGGTCTCTATACTACTGGATATAGTTCTGCTCATAAAAGGTTTTTTATCGCTATCTTTTGAATAATGCATTCAATTTTTTCCTATTCCGCTTTTGGGGAATTTAATGCCGCCTCGTATCTTCTAAAAGCAGAAACTTCGTCAGCATCCTTTTTTATCCACATTTAAGGGGAAATTCAACAGGGATACTAAATTCTAGATTGTAACAGTAACCGGTATTGCCTTTTTACTCATTGCCGTCTCTATGCTATTTATGACATTCACGTTGTAATCTATATAAACCCTTTTCCTTCTACCACTTTTTAATACAAAGCAAACAACCGTTCTTGCCATAAAAGCGCTATACCTTATCCTTACCTGTCGAATACTTCGATAGTCTATTCGATTATTAGTTACGTGTAAAATTGTAGCGTAAACCAGTACAACAAATAATATGGTCATAACAACTAGCGTAGAAAGGCTTTCGAATGCACCAGTTTTACTATATGTAGTAAATTCTGAGAATAATATTTTTATGTATAAGAAATAGGTAACTCCCAAAACAAATTTCAATACACCACTATAGTTGATAGCGATTTCCTGATCGTTAAGCTCTAAGCTGCCATTTTGTGTTTTAAAAATTTCGTTCATATGCTATTCCTATTATACCTCTGCTAGGCGTAGGCACCGTCTACGCTTTTTACCTTTTGCCACGCTACTTAAACAACAGGCTATAAGCCTTGGTTAATTGAGCATAGCGAGTATAACCTCCTATACTTCCGTTTTATTGCGGTCTAAGACCGCTTCTTACCTTCGACATAGTCACAGACTATGCCGAGCCTTGCACTTAGAATAAACTTCGCTTAGCTAAGGTGTATATGTCTGATTAGAGCTAGACTTTTCCATCAATAAGCCGTAAACCAACTACCCCGAACGGGATGCAAACGAAGGAAACCTTCCCAAATTTGTACTACTAGGCTTACGATTATAAATAGATGCGCCTAATGTAGCAATAATAGCTTACCGTTAGCACTGCTTAGCTCAATTTTTTTTAAGAATAAAATGGGGATAGCCGTTAAAGGCCAGAAATGGCGCTTAATTGAGCAGCCTACTAAGCTTAATTGAGCAGCTTACTGCGATGAATGCAGTAAACGGCTGAGCTTAATTCAGGAACCTACTGCGATAAATTCAGTAGCCGGCTGAATTAAATTCAAATATTTGGTAGCTTAATTCAGCAGCCTACTGAATTAAATTAAGACGAAGCCTGAATTAAGTAGAGTAAGCCGCTGAATTTAATTGAGAAAAAGGCGAATTTATTTCAGCAGCCTACTGAACTAAATTCAGCACCCGCCAATACCTTTTTTAGTCAGGATGCCCTTATACGCCTTACAGAGCCGTTTTTGCCTTGCTACATGAGCAAATTGCTAGCTCTTTAGCTGTTATTACTATTCAGACTAAATATAAATTTCATGAATAATGTAAATTTTAGTACACCTCACGAATTAATTATTCATAAATATATTTTAATTTTAACATAGTGAAATAAATATTAAGTCCCACTAAAATTTTTACAGGTATGAACAAACCACAATTTAATTCACGATTTTTAGACACTGACTTTGCAGAGTACGACAAGCTTCTAAGTCAGATAGAGACTTTAGATAAGGGAAAACTCGATAGCCTCACCCCCGAACAGCGCCAGCTCTACGGCAAAGTGGGTAATTCAGTTCTCGAATGGGATAGCCGCGTTCAGGGATATATTAGTCAGAAGCCTGAATTTACGCCAATCTTTCTGGATAAGGAAGTATTTACATCTAAGCTAGAGCTCCACAAGAAGGTTCGTCCGATTGTCAACCGCCTTAAGGCCATATTGGAGAACTGGGAAGATACCGAATCGCTTATCAGCTTCGACGTGGATAACGATGCCCGCAGCTACTACCAAAACGTAAAGATGCTGGCAGCAAAGAATGTCCCCAGCGCACAAACCATCTACGAAGACCTATCATCGCGCTTCGCCAACGCAGGGCGCAAAGAGGCTAACAAAGCAGCAAAAAACGAAAACAAGGAATAGGTAATTATAAGCTCTTTTAAAAGCGGACCTCAGCGATGGGGGCCGCTTTTTTTTATTAGACACAGAGGCGCGGAGATCACAGAGGGGCACAGCGTTTTTACTATTCCCTACTCCCTACTCACTACTTCCCCATAAAACCCACCCCTTACCTCCCGTCCAAACGGGAGGATTACGTGCATTAATTAGGGTTAGCCCATTATTCTTTAACCCCTCTTTTCTTCCGAATAACTTCAGTACAACTCCCGTTTATTTCCGTTTAACTTCTACCAGAACTATTTCTATAACATCTTTGATGTCTCATTCTTCTTCCGTTTAATCCAGCTTAGGCGGGAGTCGCTTCGCGCCACTTCCGAATAAATTCCATTTAAATTCTATCCTCAAACACAGAGGCGCGGAGATCAAAGAGGGGCACAGCGTTTTTACTAATCCCTACTCCCTACTCACTACTCCCTATTTAACACTATTTACTGCAACATAAAGCCGCGCTTGGCGTCATATTTGCAGATATTGCGCAATCTTGCACGATAGGTATACGTTTTTGCTAAAAATTAAACACCTCATCCTCAAATGGGACTATTCAACTTTACGAGAAAAAAAGAAAAGGTTAACACCAGCCTTCCTGGTGCCGACGTTCCGATGGTGGAGCGCAGCATGGCGCCTCAGCCCATCGATGCTCCAACGCCTACATCCGAAACGCCGCAGCTAGGAGTCGATGCCATTTACGCCTTCCTTCAGTACGACTACGAGACCAAGGGCTACAACGATGCGCTCACCAACCCCGACGAGAGCTACAAGAACGACAACATTAAGCTCTTCCAGTACGACTTACAGATCCTCATTCAGCGCTCTTT is a window encoding:
- a CDS encoding GNAT family N-acetyltransferase, encoding MSRTISSSIETENLIIRDAVEKDIPALKSICCSWTDKQLLEGEWFEESYIEKCISEGDLPPIANASRALYQLKAICSKKDSCIVGFLDVYHGYPNPSTVWISIFVVNAQVQQHGVGREAVAAIAAAAKEKGYASLGIGVHLKNWKGLRFLTRNGFDRITDIRGDKDYGSSSFSVIYLEKPL